The Nitrospirota bacterium sequence TGCTGTAACACAGGTAGGACACCAGTATACTGGCTTTCTACCTTTATACACTGCCCCGAGTCCAACAAATTTCCCAAATTCGCGGACGATTGTCGCCTCGTATTTATAATCCATAGTTCGATAAGGGCTTCCCCAGTCTCCGAATACACCAAGACGCTTGAACTCTTCCCTCTGGATATGAATAAACCTCTCCGCATACTCCTTGCAGAGTTGTCTTTTCTCTTCAATAGATATGCTTTCTTTCTTATCTCCAAGTCCTTTATCAACCTGATGCTCTATAGGGAGTCCATGACAGTCCCATCCAGGGACAAATGGAGAAGAGTATCCTTCCATGGATTTAAACTTCACGATTATATCTTTAAGTATCTTGTTCAGGGCGTGCCCGATGTGTATATGACCATTTGCATAGGGGGGACCATCGTGGAGTATAAACACAGGCAGGTCTTTGTTTTTCTGCTGAAGTTTCTCATATATCTTTTTGCTTTCCAAATGCTTAAGTATTTCGGGTTCTCTTTCCGTGAGGTTTGCCTTCATTGGGAAGTCTGTTTTTGGTAAATTCAGCGTTTCTCTATAATCCATGAAAAAATGGTAACATCGCAGTTTCTTTACTGTCAAGTGTTTTTGGGGAGAGTTATTTCATACTTGAATATGGCAACCTCCTGTGATAAGATTTCCACAAATATAGCACTAAGGGTTAGCTTTTCATAAACATAAAATAAACGTTAACAATCGGATTCGGGGGGGATTATTTTTATTTCTTGACAAAGTTTACAATATAAATCATTATATTCTTGCTTTCAAAGGTTTTTGGAGCGGCCCGCAGAGATTTTTGGAAAAGTGGGTTTTTATCGACCAAGGAGGAATGAGGATGAGCACAAAGCTTTATGTGGGAAATCTCTCCTTTCAGGCATCGGAGAGTGAGGTCAAAGATTTATTTTCACAGGCAGGGGAAGTTGAATCTGTAAGAATAATACTAGATTCATATACTGACCAGCCGAGAGGATTTGGTTTTGTTGAGATGTCCTCGAAGGCAGATGCCGAAAAAGCAATAGCCATGTTTAATGGTAAAGAATTTATGGGTAGGGCGCTGACAGTAAATGAAGCAAGACCCCAGCAGAAGAGAGAGCGATTTGGTGAAAGAGGCAGTAGAGGAGGAAAAAGAGGAAGGAGATAATAATTAAGGTTTCTACAGCCTCAGTGTTGATGCTAATTTAATTGCCTCAAGCATGCTTGAGGGATTGGCCTTTCCATATACTATGCCAAAAGGCAGTGTGCCGTGGTTAGGTGATGTCCTTAGAGGCAGTCCTCGGTTACATTGACCCCTTTTTCAAAGCATAACATCTTAAGAATTAGTAAGAATTAGGAACACAGAGTTTAAACATGTCACTGATAGAAGGCTGAGTTTGAAATTTTACCCCGCACCCAGAAAGCCCCGCCTTTTAGGCGGGGTAAAAAAATATAGCAAGGGTGGGGTTTAAAGCCTCACCCGCGCAGTCCTCGCACCCCACGAAAGTGGGGTGTGGGGTTTACTTGCACTGTTTTTTCATAGAAGGCAAAATGGTAAATCTAAAGGACAAGTTCGGAGAAGTGCTTGATAAAATGATAGAATATTGGAAGGAGAAAAGTATATTCTATTAGGTAATAGATATAATTATAAGGAGAGGATACTTAGATGAAAAAGGTACTGTTTNNNNNNNNNNNNNNNNNNNNNNNNNNNNNNNNNNNNNNNNNNNNNNNNNNNNNNNNNNNNNNNNNNNNNNNNNNNNNNNNNNNNNNNNNNNNNNNNNNNNAATCTAAAGGACAAGTTCGGAGAAGTGCTTGATAAAATGATAGAATATTGGAAGGAGAAAAGTATATTCTATTAGGTAATAGATATAATTATAAGGAGAGGATACTTAGATGAAAAAGGTACTGTTTCTCTGTACTGGTAATTCATGCCGTAGCCAGATGGCAGAAGGGCTTGCAAGGGAACTTGGTAAGGGTTTGATTGAACCCTATAGTGCCGGGCTTATGCCTGCTGGAGTCAACCCAAGATCTATTGCAGTTATGAAAGAGATAGGAATTGACATCTCAAACCAAAAATCAAAGGCAATAGATGGGGAACTCTTAAGAAAAATGGATGTAGTCATAACATTGTGTGGAAATGCTGAGGAGTCCTGCCCATGGACACCACCTGAGATAAAACGCATCCACTGGCCCATCAAAGATCCTGTTGGAACTATCGGCACAGAGGAAAAGATAATGACTGAGTTCCGAAGGGCAAGGGATGAGATAAAAGAGAAAATAGTGAACTACCTGTCTCTAAACCTATCTGAATAAAGGGATAAAGGGAATTAAAGGGGAAACACTTCCCTAATTTTATTTTTTCTTCCTTACTCAAGGAAGTGATAGAAATATGGGGAAGTGTCCGTTAAATCCATTGATTAATCAATTTTCATGAACTTGAAATAGACCATTGTCCAGTTGCCGAGAATTATAGAAATAATCGTCACTATGCTGGAAATAGCCATTGTTGAAACACCAGTGATGCCTTGGCCGATATTGCATCCTCCACCGAGGATCGCACCTATTCCCATAAGAATACTTCCAAAAAATACAGTAAGAATCTCCTTTGCTGGGGGTGCCTTCCATCTGAACTCTCGTAGACCTATCGCACTTATAGCTGCACCAACGGGAACAGCAAAGATAAAGAATACACCCCATGTACCCCTAAATATTCCTAAAAAGCTAAATTCAGGGAAGAGGGAATGGGAGCTCTTATAAAGGACGGTATAGAATAACTCCCTCAGGGGTGTGGTGATTGCAAGACCTCTCGGGAGACCTCCAAAATAAGAGGATATCCACCATGCAACCACGGTCAATAATCCTATCAGAATCCCGGTCAATGCCCATGGATAGCTTTTAGTATTACTCTTGAAAGATGGCTTGCCTTTCAGGACAAAGATCAGTAGCGTAAGGGAAAAGACTCCTATCGTAATCCACTTTGCTTCTGATCCACCAAAGAGATCCCATAAGGTGGGGTTCTTGTTACCATGAATCTCAACAACAAAACTCCTTAGGAATGTGTAAACTGGACTCAGCAAGCCTTCTGTGGTCATAACTATTCCAAGGAAGAATCCGAGTATCGCTACCATAGCCGCTATCTGTCCCTCTCCAAGTCTGTAAACAACGCCACTTGCACAGCCACCTGCAAGCACTATTCCCATCCCGAATAAAAAACCACCAAGAATGT is a genomic window containing:
- a CDS encoding RNA-binding protein — encoded protein: MSTKLYVGNLSFQASESEVKDLFSQAGEVESVRIILDSYTDQPRGFGFVEMSSKADAEKAIAMFNGKEFMGRALTVNEARPQQKRERFGERGSRGGKRGRR
- a CDS encoding YeeE/YedE family protein, which codes for MLQSSYFSIVSAFTAILIGLSFGFVLQRGRFCINSAFRDIIYMQDFTLFRAYLLTVVVATLGSNLMEDFGLLRCVDQETGEVIKSGLLRQKFVPLANILGGFLFGMGIVLAGGCASGVVYRLGEGQIAAMVAILGFFLGIVMTTEGLLSPVYTFLRSFVVEIHGNKNPTLWDLFGGSEAKWITIGVFSLTLLIFVLKGKPSFKSNTKSYPWALTGILIGLLTVVAWWISSYFGGLPRGLAITTPLRELFYTVLYKSSHSLFPEFSFLGIFRGTWGVFFIFAVPVGAAISAIGLREFRWKAPPAKEILTVFFGSILMGIGAILGGGCNIGQGITGVSTMAISSIVTIISIILGNWTMVYFKFMKID
- a CDS encoding arsenate reductase ArsC translates to MKKVLFLCTGNSCRSQMAEGLARELGKGLIEPYSAGLMPAGVNPRSIAVMKEIGIDISNQKSKAIDGELLRKMDVVITLCGNAEESCPWTPPEIKRIHWPIKDPVGTIGTEEKIMTEFRRARDEIKEKIVNYLSLNLSE